In Helicobacter pylori, a single genomic region encodes these proteins:
- a CDS encoding lipopolysaccharide biosynthesis protein, producing the protein MIETQQDPKELYEPCKIAPQKISFNQVVFKKIKRKLNRFIGSILARTEVYKNIVGKYDELTKKYDDLNKNIAEKYDELMGKYESLLAKETNIKETFWESRADNEKEALFLEHFYLTSVYVATTSGYYLTPKGAKTFIEATERFKIIEPVDMFMNNPTYHNVANFTYLPCPVSLNKHAFNSTIQNAKKPDISLKPPRKSYFDNLFYHQLNTKKCLRAFHKYSKQYAPLKTPKGV; encoded by the coding sequence ATTATTGAAACGCAACAAGACCCTAAAGAACTATATGAGCCTTGCAAAATAGCGCCCCAAAAAATCTCTTTTAACCAAGTGGTTTTTAAAAAAATTAAAAGAAAACTCAACCGCTTTATTGGAAGTATTTTAGCTCGGACAGAAGTGTATAAGAATATCGTAGGAAAATACGATGAACTCACCAAAAAATACGATGATCTCAATAAGAATATTGCGGAAAAATACGACGAACTCATGGGAAAATACGAATCCTTACTGGCAAAAGAAACAAACATCAAAGAGACTTTTTGGGAATCTCGTGCTGATAATGAAAAAGAAGCGCTATTTTTAGAGCATTTTTACCTCACCAGCGTGTATGTGGCTACTACGTCAGGCTACTACCTCACGCCTAAGGGTGCTAAAACTTTTATAGAGGCTACGGAGCGTTTTAAAATCATAGAGCCGGTGGATATGTTTATGAATAACCCCACTTACCATAATGTTGCGAATTTTACCTATTTGCCTTGCCCTGTTTCTTTAAACAAGCATGCTTTCAATAGCACCATTCAAAATGCGAAAAAGCCTGACATTTCATTAAAACCCCCTAGAAAATCCTATTTTGATAATCTTTTTTATCATCAATTAAACACCAAAAAGTGCTTGAGGGCGTTTCACAAATACAGCAAACAATACGCTCCTTTAAAAACCCCTAAAGGGGTTTAA
- a CDS encoding glycosyltransferase family 25 protein has translation MTQVYIISLKESQRRLDTEKLVLESNEKFKGRCVFQIFDAISPKHQDFEKLVQELYDAQSMLKSDWFHSDYCYKELLPQEFGCYLSHYLLWKECVKLNQPVVILEDDVALESNFMQALEDCLKSPFDFVRLYGHYWGGHKTNLYSLPIYTEAEEAEASIEETPIENYEVTPPPPIPHKMRNKIVLLKRNKTLKNYMSLAK, from the coding sequence TTGACGCAAGTTTATATCATTTCTTTAAAAGAAAGTCAAAGGCGTTTGGATACTGAAAAACTCGTTTTAGAATCCAATGAAAAGTTTAAAGGCCGTTGTGTTTTTCAAATCTTTGACGCTATTAGCCCCAAACACCAAGATTTTGAAAAACTCGTTCAAGAGCTTTATGACGCGCAAAGCATGTTAAAATCCGATTGGTTCCATTCTGATTATTGCTATAAGGAATTATTGCCCCAAGAATTTGGGTGCTATTTAAGCCATTATCTTTTGTGGAAAGAATGCGTCAAATTAAACCAACCGGTCGTTATTTTAGAAGATGATGTAGCCTTAGAGTCTAATTTCATGCAAGCCTTAGAAGATTGCTTGAAAAGCCCTTTTGATTTTGTGAGACTCTATGGGCATTATTGGGGAGGCCATAAAACCAATTTGTACTCTCTCCCTATCTATACAGAGGCTGAAGAGGCTGAAGCGTCTATTGAAGAAACGCCTATTGAAAATTATGAAGTTACCCCCCCCCCCCCAATCCCACACAAGATGCGCAACAAGATTGTATTATTGAAACGCAACAAGACCCTAAAGAACTATATGAGCCTTGCAAAATAG
- a CDS encoding adenylate kinase, translating to MKQLFLIIGAPGSGKTTDAELIAKNNSETIAHFSTGDLLRAESAKKTERGLLIEKFTSQGELVPLEIVVETILSAIKSSSKGIILIDGYPRSVEQMQALDKELNAQNEVILKSVIEVEVSENTAKERVLGRSRGADDNEKVFHNRMRVFLDPLGEIQNFYKNKKVYKAINGERSIEEIVGEMQEYILSFGN from the coding sequence ATGAAACAACTATTTTTGATTATTGGAGCCCCAGGGAGTGGTAAAACCACTGATGCAGAGCTTATCGCTAAGAATAACAGCGAAACAATCGCTCATTTTTCTACCGGGGATTTACTCAGGGCTGAGAGCGCTAAAAAGACTGAGCGAGGCTTATTGATTGAGAAATTCACTTCTCAAGGCGAATTAGTGCCTTTAGAAATTGTGGTAGAAACGATCCTTTCAGCGATTAAAAGCTCTAGTAAAGGGATCATTTTAATTGATGGCTATCCTAGGAGCGTGGAACAAATGCAAGCTTTGGATAAGGAATTGAACGCTCAAAACGAAGTGATCTTAAAAAGCGTGATTGAAGTAGAAGTGAGTGAAAACACCGCTAAAGAAAGGGTTTTAGGGCGCTCTAGGGGGGCTGATGATAATGAAAAGGTGTTTCATAACCGCATGCGGGTGTTTTTGGATCCGTTGGGTGAGATCCAAAATTTTTACAAGAATAAGAAAGTGTATAAAGCGATCAATGGGGAGAGGAGCATTGAAGAGATTGTGGGCGAAATGCAAGAGTATATCTTGTCTTTCGGTAATTAA
- a CDS encoding chemotaxis signal transduction protein CheV → MVRGIDKTTSLHLNNEAQFLCFRLDAEKDAQLYGMNIFKIREIIHYDGEVTEILGGSDGMMLGFLSVRGESIPLVDVKRWLHYNANDPSRNLKECSVKDDHNLVIVCHFSNHSIALKVLKIERIIHKNWTEISAGDKQGINEEGKLSAITRFDGEQVVQILDVEKMISDVFPSLKDLDDLTLRCIEAIQSQKLILIAEDSLSALKTLEKIVQTLELRYLAFPNGRELLDYLYEKEHYQQVGVVITDLEMPNVSGFEVLKTIKADSRTEHIPVIINSSMSSDSNRQLAQSLEADGFVVKSNILEIHEMLKKTLS, encoded by the coding sequence GTGGTAAGAGGCATTGACAAAACGACTTCGTTGCACTTAAACAACGAAGCGCAATTTCTGTGCTTTAGATTAGATGCAGAAAAAGACGCCCAGCTTTATGGCATGAATATTTTTAAGATCCGAGAAATTATCCATTATGACGGGGAGGTTACAGAGATTCTTGGGGGGAGCGATGGCATGATGCTCGGGTTTCTTAGCGTTAGGGGCGAATCCATTCCTTTAGTGGATGTGAAAAGGTGGTTGCATTATAACGCTAATGATCCGAGCCGCAATTTGAAAGAATGCAGCGTTAAAGATGACCATAATTTAGTGATCGTGTGCCATTTTTCTAACCATTCCATCGCTCTAAAGGTTTTAAAAATTGAAAGGATCATCCATAAAAATTGGACTGAGATTAGTGCTGGGGACAAACAAGGCATTAATGAAGAAGGTAAGCTTAGCGCTATCACTCGTTTTGATGGAGAACAAGTGGTGCAGATCTTAGATGTGGAAAAAATGATAAGCGATGTTTTCCCTAGCTTGAAGGATTTAGACGACTTGACTTTGCGTTGCATAGAAGCCATTCAAAGCCAAAAACTCATTTTAATCGCTGAAGACTCCTTAAGCGCTCTTAAAACCCTAGAAAAAATCGTTCAAACCTTAGAATTGCGTTATTTAGCCTTTCCAAACGGAAGGGAATTGTTGGATTATTTGTATGAAAAAGAACATTACCAACAAGTCGGCGTGGTCATTACGGATTTAGAAATGCCTAACGTTTCAGGGTTTGAAGTGCTAAAAACCATTAAAGCTGATAGCAGAACCGAACACATTCCTGTGATTATCAATTCGTCCATGAGCAGCGATTCTAACCGCCAATTAGCCCAATCTTTAGAAGCGGATGGTTTTGTGGTAAAATCTAACATTCTTGAAATCCATGAAATGCTTAAAAAAACGCTTTCATAA
- the ligA gene encoding DNA ligase (NAD(+)) LigA has translation MIKSQKEYLERIEYLNTLSHHYYNLDDPIVSDAVYDELYQELKAYEEKNPNNIQANSPTQKVGATTPNSFNKNPHLMRMWSLDDVFNQNELQAWLQRILKAYPSASFVCSPKLDGVSLNLLYQHGKLVKATTRGNGLEGELVSANAKHIANIPHTIAYNGEIEIRGEVIISKKDFDALNKERLNANEPLFANPRNAASGSLRQLDSKITKKRKLQFIPWGVGKHSLNFLSFKECLDFIVSLGFNAIEYLSLNKNHQEIEENYHTLIKEREGFFALLDGMVIVVDELDIQKELGYTQKSPKFACAYKFPALEKHTKIVGVINQVGRSGAITPVALLEPIEIAGAIITKATLHNYSEIEKKNIMLNDRVVVIRSGDVIPKIIKPLETYRDGSQQKIMRPKVCPICSHELLCEEIFTYCQNLNCPARLKESLIHFASKDALNIQGLGDKVIEQLFEEKLIVNALDLYALKLEDLMRLDKFKIKKAQNLLDAIQKSKNPPLWRLINALGIEHIGKGASKTLAKYGLNVLEKSEAEFLEMEGFGVEMAHSLVNFYASNQEFIRSLFDLLNPKNSDMAEEKQKSSSVFSDKTIVLTGTLSKPRQEYTQMLENLGAKIASSVSAKTNFLIAGENPGSKLALAKKHGVSVLNEEELLKRLKELD, from the coding sequence ATGATAAAAAGCCAAAAAGAATATTTAGAAAGAATTGAATATTTAAACACCCTATCGCACCATTATTACAACCTTGATGATCCCATCGTGAGCGATGCAGTCTATGATGAACTTTATCAAGAATTAAAAGCTTATGAAGAAAAAAACCCTAATAACATTCAAGCCAATTCCCCTACCCAAAAAGTGGGGGCTACTACCCCCAATTCGTTCAATAAAAACCCCCATTTAATGCGGATGTGGAGCTTAGATGATGTGTTCAATCAAAATGAATTGCAAGCGTGGTTGCAACGCATTTTAAAAGCCTATCCTAGCGCTTCGTTCGTGTGTTCGCCCAAACTTGATGGGGTTTCGCTCAATCTTTTGTATCAACATGGCAAGCTAGTGAAGGCGACCACTAGGGGCAACGGCTTAGAAGGGGAATTAGTGAGCGCAAACGCTAAACACATCGCTAATATCCCCCACACTATCGCTTATAATGGAGAAATAGAAATCAGGGGCGAAGTGATCATTTCTAAAAAGGATTTTGACGCTTTAAACAAAGAGCGCTTAAACGCTAATGAACCCCTATTCGCTAACCCTAGAAACGCCGCATCAGGGAGTTTGAGGCAGCTTGATAGTAAAATCACTAAAAAGCGTAAATTGCAATTCATTCCTTGGGGCGTGGGCAAGCATTCTTTAAATTTCCTAAGCTTTAAGGAGTGTTTGGATTTTATTGTTTCGCTAGGTTTTAACGCTATTGAATACTTAAGCCTAAACAAAAACCACCAAGAAATAGAAGAAAATTACCACACCCTGATTAAAGAAAGGGAGGGCTTTTTTGCCCTTTTAGACGGCATGGTGATCGTTGTGGATGAATTGGATATTCAAAAGGAGCTAGGTTACACGCAAAAATCCCCTAAATTCGCTTGCGCTTATAAATTCCCGGCTCTAGAAAAACACACCAAAATTGTAGGAGTCATTAACCAAGTGGGGCGTAGCGGGGCAATCACGCCGGTCGCTCTTTTAGAACCTATAGAAATTGCTGGAGCTATAATTACGAAAGCGACCTTACACAATTATTCTGAAATTGAAAAAAAAAATATCATGCTCAATGATAGGGTCGTTGTCATTAGAAGCGGCGACGTGATCCCTAAAATCATCAAACCTTTAGAAACTTACAGAGACGGCTCGCAACAAAAAATCATGCGCCCCAAAGTTTGCCCTATATGTTCGCATGAGCTTTTGTGCGAAGAGATTTTTACCTATTGTCAAAACCTTAATTGCCCGGCAAGGTTGAAAGAAAGCTTGATTCATTTCGCTTCTAAGGACGCTTTAAACATTCAAGGCTTGGGCGATAAAGTCATAGAGCAACTTTTTGAAGAAAAACTCATTGTTAACGCCCTGGATTTGTATGCTTTAAAATTAGAAGATTTAATGCGGCTAGACAAATTCAAAATCAAAAAAGCTCAAAATCTATTAGACGCTATTCAAAAGAGCAAAAACCCTCCCTTATGGCGTTTGATCAACGCTTTAGGGATTGAGCATATTGGTAAGGGAGCGAGTAAAACGCTAGCCAAATACGGCTTAAATGTGTTAGAAAAAAGCGAAGCTGAGTTTTTAGAAATGGAAGGCTTTGGGGTGGAAATGGCGCACTCTCTAGTCAATTTTTATGCGAGCAATCAGGAATTTATCCGATCGTTATTTGATTTATTGAACCCTAAAAACAGCGATATGGCTGAAGAAAAGCAAAAAAGCTCTTCTGTTTTCAGTGATAAAACGATTGTTTTAACCGGCACGCTTTCTAAACCACGGCAAGAATACACTCAAATGTTAGAAAATTTAGGGGCAAAAATTGCTTCAAGCGTGAGCGCTAAAACCAATTTTTTAATCGCTGGAGAAAACCCCGGCTCAAAACTCGCTCTAGCAAAAAAACATGGCGTGAGCGTTTTGAATGAAGAAGAATTATTAAAGCGCCTTAAGGAATTGGATTAA
- a CDS encoding ABC transporter substrate-binding protein, producing MLSPATFKQITLALIASRLIVVILYAFIFIVLSFYMLNIITILNFKALILGFVSVFSSALFCFCLAIFVARIFQNEQSILGFCNIINLYALMSCNVFVPLEYLPNIGQLFIKTSIFYYLNQLLIKAFQGIDTILVLATSTFFIIGGIILFLLSANRMLLTPKERMR from the coding sequence ATGCTATCACCAGCAACTTTCAAACAAATAACTCTAGCATTAATCGCTTCAAGACTAATCGTTGTAATCCTATATGCTTTTATCTTTATTGTTCTCTCTTTTTATATGCTCAATATCATCACTATTCTTAATTTTAAAGCGCTTATTTTGGGGTTTGTTAGTGTTTTTTCAAGCGCATTGTTTTGTTTTTGCTTGGCCATTTTTGTAGCTAGAATTTTTCAAAACGAACAAAGCATCTTAGGATTTTGTAATATCATCAATCTCTATGCGCTAATGTCTTGTAATGTTTTTGTTCCTTTAGAATACTTACCTAATATTGGTCAATTATTTATCAAAACATCTATTTTTTACTACCTTAATCAACTTCTAATCAAAGCTTTTCAAGGGATTGATACTATACTGGTTTTAGCAACTTCAACATTTTTCATTATTGGTGGCATTATTTTATTTTTACTAAGCGCTAATCGCATGTTACTAACACCAAAAGAACGCATGCGTTAA